From a single Novipirellula galeiformis genomic region:
- a CDS encoding DUF1501 domain-containing protein: MNPINEHAAVITRRHLLGQMGLGVGAAALGTLFNGTRMSGSAHAALPDPLAPTLPHFPAKAKRVIYLFQNGGPSHVDLFDYKPKLLEFAGQGLPAELTDGKRFSTMTSGQEKAFLPEITKFARHGDCGKWVAGNFMPRTAEIVDDLCFVQSMTTTQVNHAPAITYFLTGSELPGKPSMGAWLTYGLGSETENLPAFTVMTSRDRQASCGQIFYDFYWGNGFLPSKYQGVKFRGAGDPVLYLSNPNGISRSMRRSQLDDLAALNQMNMDRLGDPEIAARIAQYEMAYKMQTSVPELTDMRDEPQHVLDMYGPQVNEKGSFAYNCLMARRLAERGCRFIQLMHAGWDQHTNLDTQLEIQCQDTDAPSAALVKDLQQRGLLEDTLVIWGGEFGRTPFQQNRPGANRGRDHHPYAFSLWMAGGGVKPGITYGESDDFGFNVANHPVQVHDLQATILHLLGIDHARFTHRFQGLDQRLTGVEEAHVVHDILS, translated from the coding sequence ATGAATCCAATCAATGAACATGCGGCGGTCATCACTCGGCGGCATTTGTTAGGCCAAATGGGACTGGGCGTCGGGGCGGCGGCACTGGGCACCTTGTTCAATGGCACACGGATGAGCGGCAGCGCGCATGCGGCGCTGCCGGATCCCTTGGCGCCGACGTTGCCCCACTTTCCGGCCAAAGCGAAACGAGTGATCTATCTGTTTCAAAACGGCGGTCCTTCGCATGTCGACTTGTTCGATTACAAGCCGAAGTTGCTTGAGTTTGCTGGCCAAGGACTTCCCGCGGAACTGACCGATGGCAAACGGTTTAGCACAATGACGTCGGGGCAAGAGAAGGCGTTCCTGCCGGAGATAACCAAGTTCGCCCGGCATGGTGATTGTGGAAAATGGGTCGCTGGTAATTTTATGCCACGCACCGCGGAGATCGTCGATGACCTCTGTTTTGTTCAATCGATGACAACGACGCAAGTCAATCACGCCCCGGCGATCACCTACTTTTTGACTGGATCGGAATTGCCCGGCAAACCAAGTATGGGGGCGTGGCTAACGTACGGGCTGGGTAGCGAGACGGAAAACCTACCGGCGTTTACGGTCATGACCAGCCGAGATCGTCAAGCCTCCTGTGGACAAATCTTCTATGACTTCTATTGGGGCAATGGCTTTTTGCCTAGCAAATATCAGGGCGTGAAGTTCCGTGGCGCGGGCGATCCGGTGCTCTATTTGTCCAACCCCAACGGCATTAGCCGATCGATGCGGCGGAGCCAATTGGATGACTTGGCGGCACTAAACCAAATGAACATGGATCGTCTCGGGGATCCCGAAATTGCCGCACGCATCGCCCAATACGAAATGGCCTACAAAATGCAAACCTCGGTCCCCGAGTTGACCGACATGCGTGACGAGCCTCAACATGTGTTGGACATGTATGGGCCGCAAGTCAACGAGAAGGGAAGCTTCGCTTATAATTGTTTGATGGCCCGCCGGTTAGCCGAACGTGGTTGTCGGTTCATTCAACTGATGCATGCCGGTTGGGATCAACATACCAACCTTGACACCCAGCTTGAAATCCAGTGCCAAGACACCGACGCCCCTTCGGCGGCACTGGTCAAGGACTTGCAACAGCGTGGGCTTTTGGAAGACACGCTGGTGATTTGGGGCGGTGAATTTGGACGGACGCCGTTCCAGCAAAACCGACCCGGCGCCAACCGTGGACGCGATCATCATCCTTATGCCTTCTCGCTGTGGATGGCCGGGGGCGGGGTCAAGCCAGGGATCACGTATGGGGAATCCGACGATTTTGGATTCAATGTTGCCAACCATCCTGTGCAAGTGCATGACTTGCAAGCGACCATTCTGCATTTGCTAGGGATCGATCACGCCCGTTTTACGCACCGTTTTCAAGGTCTCGATCAACGGTTGACGGGGGTCGAAGAGGCCCATGTCGTACACGACATTTTGAGCTAG